From Mauremys mutica isolate MM-2020 ecotype Southern chromosome 15, ASM2049712v1, whole genome shotgun sequence, one genomic window encodes:
- the LOC123350052 gene encoding uncharacterized protein LOC123350052 isoform X1 → MLLWHCQTVGLSWLVPRILPVGLWLFCSLAASQEICSSPGTLPAPRLFLDRLSARQGDTAMLSCLVPLDIPMTRIVFCKDGKEISVQPKEGNKLVYDSPYQVSRESSGAFSCRYQLKDDNNQENNSHSSDSWHLHVAGDESNPTPRSAPGGEHSHSHEPDGSSCSGNGGSTGQAWPQGILALGLIVGLAVTAGLALALLGCFLMKTAVSRRRTHRDPIPDRSSLAAEDQIQCAEVTRAGPDQDSQCPTSLCEPHIPCLPEQSPGEGDSNGAC, encoded by the exons ATGCTGCTGTGGCATTGCCAGACTGTGGGGTTATCATGGCTTGTGCCCAGGATCCTGCCGGTGGGCCTTTGGCTTTTCT gtTCACTTGCTGCAAGCCAGGAAATTTGTAGCTCTCCAG GCACTCTCCCCGCCCCGCGGCTGTTCCTGGACAGGCTGTCTGCCCGCCAAGGGGACACAGCCATGCTGTCATGTTTAGTCCCTTTGGACATCCCCATGACCCGCATTGTCTTCTGCAAAGATGGGAAGGAGATTTCTGTCCAGCCCAAGGAAGGAAACAAACTCGTCTACGACTCACCTTACCAAGTGTCCAGGGAGAGCTCAGGGGCCTTTTCCTGCCGCTACCAGCTCAAGGATGACAATAACCAGGAGAACAATTCTCACTCCAGTGACTCCTGGCACCTGCACGTGGCCG GTGATGAGTCCAACCCCACTCCACGCTCCGCCCCTGGTGGGGAACATTCTCACAGCCATGAGCCAG ATGGATCCAGCTGTTCTGGGAATGGCGGCTCTACAGGGCAGGCTTGGCCCCAAG GTATTCTAGCGCTAGGACTCATTGTGGGACTTGCAGTCACGGCCGGCCTGGCTCTGGCGCTGCTTGGATGCTTTCTGATGAAGACAG CTGTGTCACGCCGCAGGACTCACAG GGATCCCATCCCAGACCGGAGCAGCCTGGCCGCTGAAGATCAGATCCAAT GTGCCGAGGTcaccagagccggccctgaccag GATTCTCAGTGCCCCACAAGCCTGTGtgagccccacattccctgcctgcCTGAGCAGAGCCCCGGGGAAGGAGACAGCAATGGAGCCTGTTAA
- the LOC123350052 gene encoding uncharacterized protein LOC123350052 isoform X2, giving the protein MLLWHCQTVGLSWLVPRILPVGLWLFCSLAASQEICSSPGTLPAPRLFLDRLSARQGDTAMLSCLVPLDIPMTRIVFCKDGKEISVQPKEGNKLVYDSPYQVSRESSGAFSCRYQLKDDNNQENNSHSSDSWHLHVAGDESNPTPRSAPGGEHSHSHEPDGSSCSGNGGSTGQAWPQGILALGLIVGLAVTAGLALALLGCFLMKTAVSRRRTHRDPIPDRSSLAAEDQIQCAEVTRAGPDQGRWLQVRKSAALPVTSLPQH; this is encoded by the exons ATGCTGCTGTGGCATTGCCAGACTGTGGGGTTATCATGGCTTGTGCCCAGGATCCTGCCGGTGGGCCTTTGGCTTTTCT gtTCACTTGCTGCAAGCCAGGAAATTTGTAGCTCTCCAG GCACTCTCCCCGCCCCGCGGCTGTTCCTGGACAGGCTGTCTGCCCGCCAAGGGGACACAGCCATGCTGTCATGTTTAGTCCCTTTGGACATCCCCATGACCCGCATTGTCTTCTGCAAAGATGGGAAGGAGATTTCTGTCCAGCCCAAGGAAGGAAACAAACTCGTCTACGACTCACCTTACCAAGTGTCCAGGGAGAGCTCAGGGGCCTTTTCCTGCCGCTACCAGCTCAAGGATGACAATAACCAGGAGAACAATTCTCACTCCAGTGACTCCTGGCACCTGCACGTGGCCG GTGATGAGTCCAACCCCACTCCACGCTCCGCCCCTGGTGGGGAACATTCTCACAGCCATGAGCCAG ATGGATCCAGCTGTTCTGGGAATGGCGGCTCTACAGGGCAGGCTTGGCCCCAAG GTATTCTAGCGCTAGGACTCATTGTGGGACTTGCAGTCACGGCCGGCCTGGCTCTGGCGCTGCTTGGATGCTTTCTGATGAAGACAG CTGTGTCACGCCGCAGGACTCACAG GGATCCCATCCCAGACCGGAGCAGCCTGGCCGCTGAAGATCAGATCCAAT GTGCCGAGGTcaccagagccggccctgaccag GGGCGCTGGCTGCAAGTCAGGAAATCTGCAGCTCTCCCG GTGACCTCCCTGCCCCAACACTGA